A genomic window from Salvia miltiorrhiza cultivar Shanhuang (shh) chromosome 5, IMPLAD_Smil_shh, whole genome shotgun sequence includes:
- the LOC131026320 gene encoding cytochrome c6, chloroplastic isoform X4, with translation MQLASVAVAPSKASSLSKQRKKFKILGEHEANGNFHKQDKVKLLKFLAPHLVAAVVTLSTPISNPPVSLGETLDVHKGATLFRRSCIGCHDAGGNIIQPGATLFSNDLQRNGVDTEEEIYRVTYHGKGRMPGFGENCRPRGQCTFGPRLSEDEIKLLAQFVKSQADQGWPNVQNQGD, from the exons ATGCAACTAGCATCAGTGGCAGTGGCACCTAGCAAAgcttcttctctctctaaacAG CGGAAGAAATTCAAGATTTTGGGGGAGCATGAAGCAAATGGCAACTTCCACAAACAAGATAAGGTGAAGCTGTTGAAATTCTTGGCCCCACATCTTGTGGCTGCAGTTGTAACCTTATCTACTCCCATCTCCAACCCCCCTg TGTCATTGGGAGAAACACTAGATGTGCATAAAGGCGCCACCTTGTTCCGCCGGTCTTGCATTGGATGCCACGATGCCGGGGGAAACATAATACAGCCT GGCGCAACGCTTTTCTCGAATGATCTTCAAAG AAATGGAGTTGATACGGAAGAGGAAATCTATCGAGTTACATACCATGGCAAAGGAAGAATGCCG GGGTTCGGTGAGAATTGCAGGCCCAGAGGTCAGTGCACATTTGGGCCTCGATTGAGCGAAGACGAGATTAAGTTATTGGCTCAGTTTGTGAAGTCGCAGGCAGATCAAGGTTGGCCCAATGTACAAAACCAAGGAGATTAG
- the LOC131026320 gene encoding cytochrome c6, chloroplastic isoform X3: MQLASVAVAPSKASSLSKQFLQRKKFKILGEHEANGNFHKQDKVKLLKFLAPHLVAAVVTLSTPISNPPVSLGETLDVHKGATLFRRSCIGCHDAGGNIIQPGATLFSNDLQRNGVDTEEEIYRVTYHGKGRMPGFGENCRPRGQCTFGPRLSEDEIKLLAQFVKSQADQGWPNVQNQGD; the protein is encoded by the exons ATGCAACTAGCATCAGTGGCAGTGGCACCTAGCAAAgcttcttctctctctaaacAG TTTTTGCAGCGGAAGAAATTCAAGATTTTGGGGGAGCATGAAGCAAATGGCAACTTCCACAAACAAGATAAGGTGAAGCTGTTGAAATTCTTGGCCCCACATCTTGTGGCTGCAGTTGTAACCTTATCTACTCCCATCTCCAACCCCCCTg TGTCATTGGGAGAAACACTAGATGTGCATAAAGGCGCCACCTTGTTCCGCCGGTCTTGCATTGGATGCCACGATGCCGGGGGAAACATAATACAGCCT GGCGCAACGCTTTTCTCGAATGATCTTCAAAG AAATGGAGTTGATACGGAAGAGGAAATCTATCGAGTTACATACCATGGCAAAGGAAGAATGCCG GGGTTCGGTGAGAATTGCAGGCCCAGAGGTCAGTGCACATTTGGGCCTCGATTGAGCGAAGACGAGATTAAGTTATTGGCTCAGTTTGTGAAGTCGCAGGCAGATCAAGGTTGGCCCAATGTACAAAACCAAGGAGATTAG
- the LOC131026288 gene encoding protein NARROW LEAF 1-like — MDMNTAKMDLRVHKSGSSQSEESELDLERNYCNNLYLLGSSSPPSQAFALGGQISESNAAYFSWPACRIAPCTEDREHYFGNLQKGVLPENFGFPKGLQATTLLELMTIRAFHSKILRRVSMGTAVGFRIRRGLLTDIPAILVFVARKVHRNWLHSTCCLPQALEGPGGVWCEVDVVEFAYYGAPAATPTEQLYTELVDDFGGSDPCIGSGSQVASQGTYGTLGAIVKSRTGNKQVGFLTNRHVAVDLDFPSQKMFHPLPPSLGPGVYLGAVERATSFVNDDLWYGIFAGTNPETFVRADGAFIPFTEEFNMANVTTVVKGVGEIGDIHVIDLQSPIGSLVGRQVVKVGRSSGLTTGTIMAYSLEYNDEKGVCFLTDFLVVGENQQTFDLEGDSGSLILMTNQNGEKPQPVGIIWGGTANRGRLKLKVGQPPENWTSGVDLGRLLDLLELDLVTSPEGLRAALLEHCDATAARVDSVIGTLERTNTKHQDNSEPLPPRIVQVLDNDGSPKGLTPPSIGDEFRIEGGCEVVPSVEHQFIPNFSCNSLLNTEQREMTDMENLSRLRDESEADLAVSLQLGERETKRRKQSDSPSR; from the exons ATGGATATGAATACAGCTAAAATGGACTTAAGAGTCCATAAGTCTGGATCTTCTCAGTCTGAGGAATCAGAACTTGATTTGGAGAGGAATTACTGCAACAATCTTTATCTACTTGGATCAAGTTCGCCGCCATCACAAGCCTTTGCATTAGGTGGCCAGATCTCTGAGAGCAATGCAGCTTACTTTTCATGGCCTGCTTGCAGGATAGCACCTTGCACAGAAGATAGGGAACATTACTTTGGGAACCTTCAGAAAGGGGTATTACCTGAAAATTTTGGTTTTCCGAAAGGGTTGCAGGCTACTACATTGCTTGAACTGATGACCATCAGGGCATTTCACAGCAAGATTTTGCGTCGCGTTAGTATGGGCACTGCAGTTGGTTTTAGGATTAGGAGGGGCTTGTTGACGGATATACCAGCTATACTTGTCTTTGTCGCTAGGAAAGTTCACAGGAATTGGCTGCACTCTACCTGCTGCCTGCCTCAGGCTCTTGAG GGACCTGGAGGTGTTTGGTGTGAAGTTGATGTTGTCGAATTCGCTTACTATGGAGCACCTGCAGCGACCCCAACAGAACAACTCTACACAGAACTTGTAGATGACTTTGGTGGAAGTGATCCATGCATTGGATCAGGTTCCCAG GTTGCTAGCCAGGGAACTTATGGAACGTTGGGTGCCATTGTCAAAAGCAGGACAGGAAATAAGCAAGTTGGTTTCTTAACTAATCGGCATGTTGCAGTTGATCTTGACTTCCCAAGTCAGAAGATGTTTCATCCATTGCCCCCTAGTCTTGGACCAGGGGTGTATTTGGGTGCTGTTGAAAGGGCTACATCATTCGTCAATGATGATCTTTGGTATGGCATTTTTGCTGGAACTAACCCAG AGACATTTGTTCGTGCTGATGGTGCTTTCATTCCCTTTACTGAGGAATTTAACATGGCCAACGTGACCACAGTTGTGAAGGGTGTTGGTGAAATTGGCGATATTCATGTAATAGACTTACAGTCTCCTATTGGCAGTCTTGTTGGAAGGCAAGTCGTAAAAGTTGGAAGGAGCTCTGGATTGACAACTGGGACGATAATGGCCTATTCTCTGGAATACAATGACGAGAAAGGGGTATGTTTCCTTACCGATTTTCTTGTTGTTGGAGAGAATCAACAGACTTTTGACCTTGAAGGGGACAGTGGAAGCCTTATCCTAATGACAAATCAAAATGGTGAGAAACCCCAGCCCGTCGGTATTATTTGGGGTGGGACAGCTAATCGGGGTCGGTTGAAACTGAAAGTTGGTCAACCTCCAGAAAACTGGACCAGTGGAGTTGATTTAGGACGTCTCCTTGATCTCCTCGAACTTGATCTTGTCACATCTCCAGAAGGGCTTCGAG CTGCACTGCTAGAACACTGTGATGCAACAGCAGCAAGAGTTGACTCTGTCATTGGAACCCTTGAGCGGACCAACACAAAGCATCAAGATAACTCTGAACCACTTCCTCCAAGGATTGTGCAAGTTCTGGACAATGATGGCTCTCCTAAGGGCTTAACCCCTCCATCAATTGGTGACGAGTTTCGCATTGAAGGTGGCTGTGAGGTGGTTCCCAGTGTAGAACACCAATTCATCCCGAACTTCTCTTGCAATTCTCTCTTAAACACTGAACAAAGGGAAATGACAGACATGGAAAACCTATCACGGTTAAGAGACGAATCTGAAGCAGATCTTGCTGTCTCTTTACAGTTAGGTGAACGTGAAACGAAGAGAAGAAAGCAATCCGACTCTCCATCCCGTTGA
- the LOC131025747 gene encoding uncharacterized protein LOC131025747 — MYLLSANKDACIHELGRWENGEWIWELSWRRELFEREKVGANDLLSSIAVTNLTADSADGWCWNAENEGTYSTRSAYTINKEISKDTTPADESFITSAKVWKIPIPHKVRITAWRILRNRLPTCANLRRRHIEINEVELGCNMCFHHEESVNHLFLHCPKTGKVWEDIHKWLGISFVRPQNVAAHFSQFIEWYKRKESRKFLGTVWSCTNWVLWRCRNFCHFDGKAWETNDIFLEIKGRIWS; from the coding sequence ATGTATCTTCTTAGCGCCAACAAAGATGCTTGCATCCATGAGCTTGGTAGATGGGAGAACGGCGAGTGGATTTGGGAGTTGAGCTGGAGACGTGAGCTGTTCGAGAGGGAAAAGGTTGGTGCTAATGATCTGCTTTCTTCTATTGCTGTGACTAATTTAACTGCAGATTCTGCCGATGGATGGTGCTGGAATGCAGAAAATGAAGGCACCTACTCAACAAGATCGGCTTATACGATCAATAAAGAGATCAGCAAAGACACGACACCAGCAGACGAGAGCTTCATCACATCAGCAAAAGTTTGGAAAATCCCGATCCCTCATAAGGTGCGAATTACAGCATGGAGGATCTTGAGAAACAGACTCCCTACCTGCGCCAACCTGAGAAGAAGACACATTGAGATTAATGAAGTGGAGCTTGGATGCAACATGTGTTTCCATCATGAAGAGTCGGTCAATCACTTATTCCTCCACTGTCCAAAGACAGGAAAGGTTTGGGAAGATATCCATAAATGGCTTGGTATCAGCTTCGTGAGACCACAAAACGTCGCAGCGCACTTCTCCCAATTCATAGAATGGTACAAAAGGAAAGAAAGCAGGAAGTTTCTTGGGACAGTTTGGAGTTGCACAAACTGGGTTCTTTGGAGATGCCGCAACTTTTGCCATTTCGATGGAAAAGCTTGGGAGACTAATGATATCTTTCTGGAAATTAAAGGGAGAATCTGGAGCTGA
- the LOC131026300 gene encoding uncharacterized protein LOC131026300 isoform X2 produces the protein MILLKSFPVLRPQLHLQNYLLRSESRNLERKSLIIFNSSVPRFSSSLKMARSALDELSATGAFIRTPSTFRSFISRDPDSRFPAEAGRYHLYVSYACPWASRCITYLKIKGLDKAISFSSCKPIWGRTKDTDEHMGWIFPASNEEEPGAEPDTLNGAKSIRELYEIASSNYSGKYTVPVLWDKKLKTIVSNESAEIIRMFNTEFNDIAENAALDLYPPHLQAQINEVNDWVYDGINNGVYRCGFAKKQEPYDEAVTKLYEALDKCEESLSKQRYLCGDTVSEADVRLFVTLIRFDEVYAVHFKCNKKLVREYPNMFNYCKDIFQIPGVSSTVNMEHIKKHYYGSHPSINPFGILPQGPNVDYSAPHDRDSFTN, from the exons ATGATTCTTTTAAAATCATTTCCCGTTTTAAGACCCCAACTCCACCTACAAAACTATCTACTTCGATCAGAATCAAGAAATCTAGAGAGAAAATCCCTTATAATCTTCAACAGCTCTGTTCCAAG ATTCAGCTCATCATTGAAAATGGCGCGTTCTGCCCTGGATGAGTTGTCAGCAACCGGTGCTTTCATTAGGACTCCTTCAACTTTTCGTAGTTTCATTTCAAGGGACCCCGACTCTCGATTCCCTGCTGAAGCCGGGAGGTATCATTTGTATGTGTCGTATGCTTGTCCTTGGGCTTCGAGGTGCATCACGTACCTCAAGATCAAAGGGCTCGACAAAGCAATAAGTTTTAGT TCATGCAAGCCGATATGGGGAAGAACAAAGGACACCGATGAACACATGGGATGGATCTTTCCTGCCTCCAATGAAGAGGAGCCCGGTGCAGAGCCCGACACTCTAAATGGAGCGAAGAGCATAAGAGAATTGTACGAGATtgcaagttcaaattactcggGGAAGTATACAGTTCCG GTTCTTTGGGATAAGAAACTCAAAACAATTGTGAGCAACGAGAGCGCAGAGATCATCCGCATGTTTAACACAGAATTCAACGATATTGCTGAGAATGCAGCGTTGGACCTTTACCCTCCCCACTTGCAAGCCCAGATCAACGAAGTAAATGATTGGGTGTATGATGGGATCAACAACGGCGTCTATAGATGTGGATTTGCAAAGAAACAGGAACCCTACGATGAG GCTGTAACCAAGTTATACGAGGCTCTGGACAAATGTGAAGAGTCTCTGAGCAAGCAACGGTATTTATGTGGCGACACAGTGAGTGAAGCAGATGTACGCTTGTTCGTCACCCTCATAAGATTTGATGAGGTTTACGCAGTTCACTTCAAATGTAACAAGAAGTTAGTACGCGAGTATCCCAACATGTTCAACTACTGCAAGGACATTTTCCAGATCCCCGGAGTTAGCAGCACTGTGAACATGGAGCACATCAAGAAGCATTACTACGGCAGCCACCCCAGCATCAATCCCTTCGGGATTCTTCCTCAAGGCCCCAATGTCGACTACTCGGCTCCACATGACAGAGACAGCTTCACTAACTAA
- the LOC131026300 gene encoding uncharacterized protein LOC131026300 isoform X1, with protein MILLKSFPVLRPQLHLQNYLLRSESRNLERKSLIIFNSSVPSRFSSSLKMARSALDELSATGAFIRTPSTFRSFISRDPDSRFPAEAGRYHLYVSYACPWASRCITYLKIKGLDKAISFSSCKPIWGRTKDTDEHMGWIFPASNEEEPGAEPDTLNGAKSIRELYEIASSNYSGKYTVPVLWDKKLKTIVSNESAEIIRMFNTEFNDIAENAALDLYPPHLQAQINEVNDWVYDGINNGVYRCGFAKKQEPYDEAVTKLYEALDKCEESLSKQRYLCGDTVSEADVRLFVTLIRFDEVYAVHFKCNKKLVREYPNMFNYCKDIFQIPGVSSTVNMEHIKKHYYGSHPSINPFGILPQGPNVDYSAPHDRDSFTN; from the exons ATGATTCTTTTAAAATCATTTCCCGTTTTAAGACCCCAACTCCACCTACAAAACTATCTACTTCGATCAGAATCAAGAAATCTAGAGAGAAAATCCCTTATAATCTTCAACAGCTCTGTTCCAAG CAGATTCAGCTCATCATTGAAAATGGCGCGTTCTGCCCTGGATGAGTTGTCAGCAACCGGTGCTTTCATTAGGACTCCTTCAACTTTTCGTAGTTTCATTTCAAGGGACCCCGACTCTCGATTCCCTGCTGAAGCCGGGAGGTATCATTTGTATGTGTCGTATGCTTGTCCTTGGGCTTCGAGGTGCATCACGTACCTCAAGATCAAAGGGCTCGACAAAGCAATAAGTTTTAGT TCATGCAAGCCGATATGGGGAAGAACAAAGGACACCGATGAACACATGGGATGGATCTTTCCTGCCTCCAATGAAGAGGAGCCCGGTGCAGAGCCCGACACTCTAAATGGAGCGAAGAGCATAAGAGAATTGTACGAGATtgcaagttcaaattactcggGGAAGTATACAGTTCCG GTTCTTTGGGATAAGAAACTCAAAACAATTGTGAGCAACGAGAGCGCAGAGATCATCCGCATGTTTAACACAGAATTCAACGATATTGCTGAGAATGCAGCGTTGGACCTTTACCCTCCCCACTTGCAAGCCCAGATCAACGAAGTAAATGATTGGGTGTATGATGGGATCAACAACGGCGTCTATAGATGTGGATTTGCAAAGAAACAGGAACCCTACGATGAG GCTGTAACCAAGTTATACGAGGCTCTGGACAAATGTGAAGAGTCTCTGAGCAAGCAACGGTATTTATGTGGCGACACAGTGAGTGAAGCAGATGTACGCTTGTTCGTCACCCTCATAAGATTTGATGAGGTTTACGCAGTTCACTTCAAATGTAACAAGAAGTTAGTACGCGAGTATCCCAACATGTTCAACTACTGCAAGGACATTTTCCAGATCCCCGGAGTTAGCAGCACTGTGAACATGGAGCACATCAAGAAGCATTACTACGGCAGCCACCCCAGCATCAATCCCTTCGGGATTCTTCCTCAAGGCCCCAATGTCGACTACTCGGCTCCACATGACAGAGACAGCTTCACTAACTAA